The DNA region TGAGCCTCTTCTCATCTTGCCTGCCTGCCACCTTCTACACACTTACTTGGACTGCATCGTCAGTCTGCAACGGTAACATCATGGGCTCAGCTGCTGACTTCCCCAAGATTGACTTTACGGTAcgctcaaccccccccccctctcgtTGCTGACGAGAACTCGTCACTGACAGACAATGATGATTGGCAGTCCAATTTtcaaaacatcatcaacaacgctCTCTCGTCCACCCCCGAGACCCGTCAGGCTGTCGACCCAAGCACAGAGGAGCTTCTCTATCATGTTCCCCTGTCCAAGCAGGCTGATGTCGACAAGGCCGTCTCCGTTGCCAAAGCTGCCTTTCCCGCGTGGAAGGCGCTGTCCTATGACGAGCGGGCGGGGTATCTCGGTCGGTATGCTGACGCGATTGAGGCTAACGTTTCCGGACTCCAAGAGCTTCTGATGAAGGAGGCTGGCAAGCCTGTTAGCAATGCCGCAGGGGAACTGCAGTTTGCCATTGCCCATGTGAGGGAGACGGCCAAGCTGAGGATCGAGGATGACTTGATTGAGGATactgaggaggttggtttggtttgcATGCTGATTTGCCAAAGGGGTCGCTGACAGCTCACAACAGAGAAGAGCGACCGTCCGGTACCTTCCCATGGGAGTTGGCGTTGGCATCATCCCCTGGAACTACCCCGTCCTTTTGGGCCTGGGCAAGCTTGGTCCCGCCGTCCTCGCCGGCAACACCTTTATCTGGAAGCCATCGCCTTTCTCTCCCTACACGGCGCTCAAGCTGGGCGAGATTGCTGCGCAGATATTCCCACCGGGTATTGTGCAAGTTCTGAGCGGTGATGAGAGCTTGGGACCACTCTTTACTGCTCACCCCGATGTAGCCAAAATCAGCTTCACGGGTTCGTCTGCGACGGGCAAGAAGGTCATGCAGGCTTGTGCCAGCACGCTCAAGAGGCTGACGTTGGAGCTGGGTGGGAATGACGCGTCGATTATTTATGATGATGTAGATGTGGCCCAGGTGGTTCAGAAGGTATGTTTTGCCCGATGCTCAAGACCAAGCAAGGTACCTGATGAAACTAACACAATAAAAGATCGGACCCATGGCATTCATGCACTCTGGTCAGATCTGCATGGACATCAAGCGCCTTTACGTGCACGAGAAGATCTACGACGAGTTCCTCGCTGCCTTTGTCCAGGTGGTCAAGTCGTTCAaggtcggaggaggaggcgatcCCGAGGCGTTCCTGGGCCCGGTCCAAAATCGGATGCAGTTTGAAAAGGTCAAGGACCTGTACTCGGAGATTGGCAAGCAGAAGTGGCAAGTCGCCACCGGTGGTGAGCCTGTCGCCTGCGATGGCAAGAAGGGCTTCTTCCTGCCGCCTaccatcatcgacaaccCGCCGGATGACAGCCGCatcgtggtggaggagcctTTTGGGCCCATTATGCCTGTTCTCAAATGgagcgatgaggatgaggtggttAGACGGgcgaacaacaccaacatggGATTGGGGGCTTCGGTTTGGAGCAATGATATTGAAAAGGCCGAGAGGCTGGCTAGGAGGCTGGAAGCGGGGAGCACTTGGGTGAATAGTCATTTTGAGCTGTCGCCTTATGTTCCCTTTGGTGGGCACAAGTGGAGCGGTGTTGGAATGGATTGGGGCATTGTTGGGTTGAAGGGGTGGTGCAACACTCAGGCGAGCtgggtgaggaagaagttttgagggggagggggggtgatgtATTCTGTCGAAGGCAACACTTAAGTTCGGTGCATGTTTTTCTACATCATTATGTTGACGGATGAAATGAACTGCGGAGTTGAAGAGAAGTACGTAATCGGCGATTGTAATATTCAAGGCATGGCACCGACCCGGGGCGTCAAACCCAACGTTGTGCTTATTCTGTGTTGATAGAAGAACAATGAGATAGGTATGTCGGTCTTATGTTTCGGTCATAGAGAATGAAACGCAAGTGTTGTTGCGCGGCGCAGACACCAGCCCGGCCGCGATCAAGACATAGGTAAGACGGTAGATAAGACGACGGCCAATGGCCATGGCCGGTCTGGCTGCTCAAAACCAGATTGGCCCGCGGGCTTGAATTATGTTCTCTTTTGGCCTGCCTTGCATGCTgtgtacctaggtacctagtgATCCAACGCTTGAAGTATGGTTACCAAGGCGTCGTCGGTCAATGAAACCTCAAACGTACCAGACCTACAAACATTTCACACTCCCGAGATCCCCAAGTCTTATAAGAGAGTCCGAGTCGCCCGTGTATTCACcttcattcattcattcatccTCGCtcacaaacaaaacattACCAACTTCGTCACTTCAAACTCGAGACTTTTGGTCCAACTCCACAAAATGAAGGTAAGGCTCACCGGATGATGTTCAATCCCTTTGTAGATTGTTCCTGACGCAAAATTGAATTTAGCTTATCACCAttctcatcctctccgccacgGCGGTGCTTGCCGCCCCAGCACCTGCTCCTGCCCAGGTCGAAGCCCGAGCCTGCCCGGAGAACCCTGATGACTGCCTTTCGACATTCACATGAATTGCTATTGGCCAGAAGAGATGCGCCTCAAAAGAAGAGTACTCGGGGAATACGGTGGATTTCATGAAGAACAGTCTTGAAGAGTTAATACATTCCTACCCTTGTGGTCCTGTACTTGCTGTGCGAGTGAATGCGTGCCCGTGATTGGGCCGCTTATAACTGAGAACCTTGTCGTGGGATATCTCATGTGCTCCCACAAAAGATGCCAAAATGATGTTTCCCCCATTGGATACCTTATGTAGGAAAGGCTCTTGCTAAAGTCATGGTCATCACTCCTCGCTCCTCGACACCGTGCCATTCACGGTGCAGAGACACATCCGGCTCCGGGGTCCACTTTTCCGGCACTTCCCCTCCCCGGACCTTGCGAGCCGCTCCCGGCTAAATGCGGAGTGGGGCATCCAACACGGCTGTAGCAGCGGACTGAGAGCACCTGGAGTCTCCCCTCATGTTCAACTTCGACCATAAGAGGCATTCATCGGGCATTCCGGCGAGACGTCTTCAAGCTGCCCAAagcaaaccaaccaaccaattACTTCATTGTGATTCACCATGCCCCAAGTACgaaaccccatcctccccgggttcaaccccgacccctccatcctccggGTGGGCGATGACTACTACATTGCCACTTCCACCTTTGAGTGGTACCCAGGTGTTCAAATCCATCACTCCAAGGACCTCGCCAACTGGGAGCTCGTCACCCGCCCCCTAACCCGCAAGTCCCAGCTCGACATGCGAGGCGACCCGGACAGCTGCGGTATCTGGGCTCCCTGTCTCACCCACGATGGTGAAAAGTTCTGGCTGGTGTACACAGATGTCAAGCGCAAGGATGGGTCCTTCAAGGATACTCACAATTACATTGTTTCCGCCCCAGCTATCGAGGGCCCATGGTCGGATCCGGTCTACACCAACTCTTCTGGGTTTGATCCTTCACTCTTTCACGACCCGGACACCGGCAAGAAGTGGTTTGTGAATATGCTGTGGGATCACCGCCGTCGCCCTCTTCTTTTTGCCGGGATTGCGTTGCAGGAGTGGGATCCTGTTTCTGGCAAGCTCGTGGGCCCACGCAAAAACATCTATCGGGGTACCGAGCTCGCTCTGGTCGAGGGCCCTCATCTCTACAAGCGGAATGGATGGTATTATCTCCTGACCGCCGAAGGAGGCACCGGCTACGACCACGCAGTCACCTTTGCCCGTTCCAGGGACATTTGGGGGCCCTATGAAACCCACCCAGACAAGCACATTCTCTCCTCCAAGGACCATCCCCATGCCGCGCTGCAGCGTGCCGGACACGGTGATATTGTCGACACACCCGATGGGAAGACCTATCTCGTCCACCTTACCGGCCGCCCGACCACCCAGAGGAGAAGGTGCGTTCTCGGCCGCGAGACCGCCATCCAGGAATGCTTCTGGAAAGACGACTGGCTCTTTGTCAAGGGTGGGCctgtcccctccctccatgtCGAGCTCCCTGCCGCCCGGGATGAGGATCGGTACTGGGAGACGAAAAAGTACTCGTTCGATGCTGGCGAAGGACTGCACAAAGACTTCCAGTGGCTTCGCACCCCCGAGTCGGAGAGAATCTTCAAcctggacaacaacaagctcaacCTGATTGGCAGGGAGAGCATCGGTTCCTGGTTCGAGCAAGCCCTCGTTGCGAGGAGGCAAGAGCACTTTTCCTACGACGCCGAGACAGTCATTGACTTTTCCCCCACCGACGAGAGAGAATTCGCCGGGCTGACGGCCTACTACTGCCGGTACAACTTTTTCTACCTCATCGTCAGCGCGCACAGTGACGGGCAGAGGGAGTTGCTGATCATGGCTTCCGAGGCGAGCTGGCCGGTGGGGAATCTGGTCTTGCCGCTGTCGAATCCTGACAGTGTGGTTATTCCCAACGAGGGCAAAGTTAGACTCAAGGTTACggtgagggggaaggagcTGCAGTTTTGGTACGCTCTtgagggggagcaggagctcaagaagatcgGCCCAGTGTTTGACGCAAGTATTGTAAGTGATGAGTGTGGTGGGCATCAGGCTCATGGGAGTTTCACGGGGGCTTTTGTGGGGGTCGCTGCCTCGGATTTGAAcgggacggggagggtggccAGTTTTGAGGGGTTTGTGTACACGCCTGTGAAGCATGGTAGTGATCGGTATGAGGTTTAGGGTACTTACCTAGGAACTTGCCCTGAGATAAGATCAACACGAGAGCGGTTTTGCTCGCCCCCTTCCTGCCAAGCGTGACTATGCATACACAAATTCCCCTAACAGCCAACATACCTCAGTCTTTGGCACTTTAGTCCAGTGCAGGAAGAGCTTTTGTACACAGCTTCAGGTGCACTGGTCAAGGGGCAGGCACCAGGATACTTACCATGACCGGTTTTGGCAACGCATGCAGCCGAATCGAGTCTTGTCAGAAAAGCATGTATCTCCAAGGCAAAAGTTCCAATAATCAGAATTTGGTAACCTCGTCAAAGAATGGTCAAAGACCTCATAAATAGGCTCCCCAGCCAACACATCCGCCCCCTTTCTCCCCTCGTGCTCAGCTCATCATCTACCTCCCACACCTActcaaccttgaccttgccaaAATGCACCTCCTCACGATCCTCTCCCTGGTAAcagcagcctcagcagccacCCTATCCCGATGCGAAGGGTGTCGTCTCATGCCCACCGCCAAAAACGTGCTCGAATGCAGCCGGTGCGAAATGGACAGCGGCCAATGGCGCGCATGGCCCAGCTTGAACCTGGGACGCTGCTATATCAACGCGAACGGGAATTTGATCTTTCAGCACAAGTGCGTGCTCTCACAGACAGACTCTTCTGGGGTTAATGTTTGACATGATTTGTGTAGCAGTGCATACCACCTATCCTGCCATGTGGGCAGTGCGAATGCTGCTTTTGACCTTCCCCGTGGCGATGCTTCGATGTGGCTTCCTTGTCCTAGGATTAATGGGCAGTTGCATACGCCGTTGGCTGATTTGTGTGAGTTGATTTGGCTGTCGTTGTTCAGGTCGTtgctgtgacaagggctgtaatatcagggcttggaacttcatggttcaattcaggcttataatcttcaatggcctcgaagtctgtgatgaggaagaagaacgtctaggaatacaaacagatctcagagacgcgtatttatccatcgtcaggtggtccgtgcccagtggcttcgagccgctgccaagttcctcaatatctcaggggccagtgggcttcctttgataaccgccatgccttcagattgcctgcctcgctttcaacgagaggttcacaacttgcagttaccccttcttgcggtggtatcggcagtgttgctggccgtggttgcgggtggttggcttttgccgtgtgacagtTGCTGACTGAGTGTGGTTTACCTAGTTGCTGATGAAGGTGGATAATGGGTTTCTTACTGCCAGGGGGGGTATCCAAGGTCGAAGTCCAGGCGTTGGTTAAACTAGGTTGGGATGTCTTTTGTCAgagttggtggagagagaaCCAAGTTGTGTTCATGGGCCCCCTTGCTGGAAGATGGCGCAGCACATTCATTCCTTCACCATCGATCTAGGCATAGCCGACCAAGCTGACGTAAGAACACTTGGCATAATTTTAGTGAATATGAACGCGAGAGGTTTGAGCTTCAGAGGACTCGTTGCTTCCAACCGCTGTGACATTCTCTTGAGTCTAGAATTATCGGGGATGCGTTAGCCGTCAACATAATTGGAAGTCGGCAGCATTTGGCTCGCGGCAAAGAACTTTGAATGTAATCTCTCGAACTATCTTTTACTCAGCTAACTACTCCATCTTCTTGCCTCAAAGCCAtacctccatctccaccatgcgtcccctcaacctcaccacctccctcttctccctaggaacagcagcaacagaacACCTTACTCGAATCATGTCGTGACTGTCCCCTCAAGTCCAACGAAAAGAACATTCTCGAATGCGGCAGCTGCCAAATGCGAAATGACAAATGAAACCGCGGTTCAACGTTGAACCCCGGAAAATGCTACATCAATTCATGGGGATTACTCAAATTCCAGAAGGAGTTCATATTTttccatccacccccctttcctttctcAAATTTCTTGTGCTAACAGAGACACCCTTATTTTTCTGATTGCAGCGGGGAATATCATCTCTCCTGTGATATTTCTAACCCCGGGTTCAAaatcaccgccgccgtcaccgccgAAACGTGGCTTCATTGCCCCGATGACAAGGGCGGTCGGATTGCTTCGAATGTTCTCTTGCTTCAGTCAACTAGCCTTGTTGATATTCTCCTCAAAGTCATGGCTGACAGTGGCTAGATCAACATGTTCATAATGTTATGGGCGTCTTCCATTGCAACAACTTGTAGGATGAGCGTAGCGGAAAAATGGGGGCTTCGATCCAATGTCAAAAAACTCAGTTGAATAAAGAGTCCATCGTTGAGATGCACCGATGGTATGTGTGGGCCGCTATAGTTGAAGGTATTGGAAGAGATGTTGGTGCGCACGCCAGATGGGCCCTGCGGATACATGTTTAGGTAGTTGAACAGCCTTATCATTGCAATACATCGAGCTAAGCTTTCTTGGTTGATATATTTCATCAACCGACCATGACACATATTGCCCTCCACAAATATCATCCCAGAAAAAGCTGCTAGTTAGCTAAATCATCGGGACTGTTCCATCTCAACGGATCTGCCAAGGCAGTCGTCGTGTATCAAAGCCGCAGCCTAACCTCTGGCTGAAATCGCTCTTCCCAGGGTTTGATTAGCGTCTCCAACCTGGAGCCTTTGATGCCCTGACCCTTCGAGAGTTTGTCCAGATCATATTTGGACTTCTGAACACAGATCATGCAGGCAGCGGTGCATAACTCGGCGTCTGAAGGTGACGCACCCGGATTGCGTGAAGCCACGGGGCATAGACTCGGAGGTCGCACCATCCATCTCCCTTCGCAACAAAGTTGAGGCCTCTTTTCATCGACGCAGCCAAGGCCTTTGAAAGCGGAAGAAACTCTTTGTCGCCCAGTTTCAAGGCTGTCTCCACGCGCCCATACCGCAGAAAGAGCTCCCGCCCAATCCCTTGGGCGACAACCTCGGCCAAGACGCGGGAACTTTCAAAAG from Podospora pseudocomata strain CBS 415.72m chromosome 3, whole genome shotgun sequence includes:
- a CDS encoding hypothetical protein (EggNog:ENOG503NUDW; COG:E); amino-acid sequence: MGSAADFPKIDFTSNFQNIINNALSSTPETRQAVDPSTEELLYHVPLSKQADVDKAVSVAKAAFPAWKALSYDERAGYLGRYADAIEANVSGLQELLMKEAGKPVSNAAGELQFAIAHVRETAKLRIEDDLIEDTEERRATVRYLPMGVGVGIIPWNYPVLLGLGKLGPAVLAGNTFIWKPSPFSPYTALKLGEIAAQIFPPGIVQVLSGDESLGPLFTAHPDVAKISFTGSSATGKKVMQACASTLKRLTLELGGNDASIIYDDVDVAQVVQKIGPMAFMHSGQICMDIKRLYVHEKIYDEFLAAFVQVVKSFKVGGGGDPEAFLGPVQNRMQFEKVKDLYSEIGKQKWQVATGGEPVACDGKKGFFLPPTIIDNPPDDSRIVVEEPFGPIMPVLKWSDEDEVVRRANNTNMGLGASVWSNDIEKAERLARRLEAGSTWVNSHFELSPYVPFGGHKWSGVGMDWGIVGLKGWCNTQASWVRKKF
- a CDS encoding hypothetical protein (CAZy:CBM91; CAZy:GH43; EggNog:ENOG503P0GH; COG:G), giving the protein MPQVRNPILPGFNPDPSILRVGDDYYIATSTFEWYPGVQIHHSKDLANWELVTRPLTRKSQLDMRGDPDSCGIWAPCLTHDGEKFWLVYTDVKRKDGSFKDTHNYIVSAPAIEGPWSDPVYTNSSGFDPSLFHDPDTGKKWFVNMLWDHRRRPLLFAGIALQEWDPVSGKLVGPRKNIYRGTELALVEGPHLYKRNGWYYLLTAEGGTGYDHAVTFARSRDIWGPYETHPDKHILSSKDHPHAALQRAGHGDIVDTPDGKTYLVHLTGRPTTQRRRCVLGRETAIQECFWKDDWLFVKGGPVPSLHVELPAARDEDRYWETKKYSFDAGEGLHKDFQWLRTPESERIFNLDNNKLNLIGRESIGSWFEQALVARRQEHFSYDAETVIDFSPTDEREFAGLTAYYCRYNFFYLIVSAHSDGQRELLIMASEASWPVGNLVLPLSNPDSVVIPNEGKVRLKVTVRGKELQFWYALEGEQELKKIGPVFDASIVSDECGGHQAHGSFTGAFVGVAASDLNGTGRVASFEGFVYTPVKHGSDRYEV